One window of Saccharopolyspora phatthalungensis genomic DNA carries:
- a CDS encoding ABC transporter ATP-binding protein gives MVGRVWAIATIYEGARVIEFQAVRKQYDNGTVAVHELSLSVETGTITVLVGPSGCGKTTLMRMVNRMIEPSSGTVLVGGTDVRERDPAHLRRGIGYVIQQAGLFPHRNVLDNVATVPLLHGRSRQEARRRAGELLELVGLPRELGKRYPAQLSGGQQQRVGVARALAADPPVLLMDEPFSAVDPVVREGLQDELLRLQDELDKTVLFVTHDIDEAIKLGEKVAVLRQGGHLAQYAAPDDLLAEPADDFVTAFVGRDRGYRRLSFVESDRVRPEPVDTVELGTQVATELHWRLALDGDGRPRGWLPPEAAVDGALTEDQLAAGGSLYTEHAPLRGALDAALSAPSERGVVVDADGRYVGVISAEHVLDVIQRHRRKVGQGLP, from the coding sequence ATGGTCGGCCGGGTTTGGGCGATCGCGACGATCTATGAGGGGGCTCGGGTGATCGAGTTCCAGGCCGTGCGCAAGCAGTACGACAACGGCACCGTCGCCGTCCACGAGCTGAGTCTGTCGGTGGAGACCGGCACCATCACCGTGCTTGTCGGGCCGTCGGGGTGTGGCAAGACCACCCTGATGCGGATGGTGAACCGGATGATCGAGCCGTCGTCGGGAACGGTGCTGGTCGGCGGCACGGACGTGCGCGAGCGCGACCCGGCGCACCTGCGCCGCGGCATCGGCTACGTGATCCAGCAGGCCGGGCTGTTCCCGCATCGCAACGTGCTCGACAACGTGGCGACAGTGCCGCTGCTCCACGGCCGTAGTCGGCAGGAAGCGCGGCGGCGCGCCGGTGAGTTGCTGGAGCTGGTGGGGCTGCCGCGAGAACTGGGCAAGCGCTACCCGGCGCAGCTCTCCGGGGGCCAGCAGCAACGCGTCGGTGTGGCCCGGGCGCTGGCCGCCGACCCGCCGGTGCTGTTGATGGACGAGCCGTTCAGCGCGGTGGATCCGGTGGTCCGCGAGGGCTTGCAGGACGAGCTGCTGCGGCTGCAGGACGAGCTGGACAAGACGGTCCTGTTCGTCACCCACGACATCGACGAGGCCATCAAGCTGGGCGAGAAGGTCGCGGTGCTACGCCAGGGCGGTCATCTCGCCCAGTACGCCGCGCCCGACGACCTGCTCGCGGAACCGGCCGACGACTTCGTGACCGCCTTCGTTGGCCGGGACCGCGGCTACCGACGTCTGTCCTTTGTGGAATCCGACCGGGTGCGGCCGGAACCGGTGGACACGGTCGAACTGGGCACGCAGGTGGCGACGGAACTGCATTGGCGGCTGGCGCTGGACGGCGACGGGCGACCGCGCGGCTGGCTCCCGCCCGAGGCCGCGGTGGACGGCGCGCTCACCGAGGACCAACTCGCGGCCGGTGGTTCGCTCTACACCGAACACGCCCCGCTGCGCGGTGCGCTCGATGCCGCGTTGTCCGCGCCGTCCGAGCGCGGTGTCGTCGTCGACGCCGATGGCCGGTACGTCGGCGTGATCAGCGCCGAGCACGTGCTAGATGTCATCCAGCGGCACCGGCGCAAGGTCGGCCAAGGGCTGCCATGA
- a CDS encoding ABC transporter substrate-binding protein, protein MKRLLACAAAAALLLTGCGSQNPLEANRNQGGALVIGSADFAESELLMYIYAEALKTTGADVQTRPRIGAREFYVNAVRNGELSVVPDYTGNLLEYLDPQSSVTETQQVYDQLKRAVPAEMELLEQSPAEDSDVLTVTAATAGSGVRSMSDLGPRCGEFVLGAPAEWKSRWEAKIAQDYGCRFKEIRPVEAGTITVNALVDNQIQVANLFTTSSQIAAKNLVKLDDPKNMFPAQNVVPLVHKGKLTPQQAEALNKVSRALSTDKLTELNRRLEVDKANPADVAKEFVASAGL, encoded by the coding sequence ATGAAGAGGTTGCTGGCGTGCGCGGCTGCGGCGGCGCTGTTGCTGACCGGCTGCGGTTCGCAGAATCCGTTGGAAGCCAACCGGAACCAGGGCGGCGCGCTGGTGATCGGCTCGGCCGACTTCGCCGAGAGCGAGCTGCTGATGTACATCTACGCCGAGGCGTTGAAGACCACCGGAGCGGACGTGCAGACCCGGCCGCGCATCGGCGCCCGGGAGTTCTACGTGAACGCGGTGCGCAACGGGGAGCTCTCGGTGGTGCCCGACTACACCGGGAACCTGCTGGAATACCTGGACCCACAGTCGTCGGTGACCGAGACCCAGCAGGTCTACGACCAGCTCAAGCGGGCCGTCCCGGCCGAGATGGAGCTGCTGGAGCAGTCCCCGGCGGAGGATTCCGACGTGCTGACCGTCACCGCCGCCACGGCCGGGTCCGGGGTGCGGTCGATGAGCGACCTCGGCCCGCGCTGCGGCGAGTTCGTGCTCGGCGCGCCGGCGGAGTGGAAGTCCCGCTGGGAAGCCAAGATCGCGCAGGACTACGGCTGCCGGTTCAAGGAGATCCGCCCCGTGGAGGCGGGCACCATCACGGTGAACGCGTTGGTTGACAACCAGATCCAGGTGGCGAACCTGTTCACCACCTCGTCGCAAATCGCCGCGAAAAACCTCGTCAAGCTGGACGACCCGAAGAACATGTTCCCCGCGCAGAACGTGGTTCCGCTGGTGCACAAGGGGAAGCTGACCCCGCAGCAGGCCGAGGCGCTGAACAAGGTGTCCCGCGCCCTCAGCACGGACAAGCTCACCGAGCTCAACCGCCGCCTGGAGGTCGACAAGGCCAACCCGGCCGACGTGGCCAAGGAGTTCGTCGCCTCCGCCGGACTCTGA
- a CDS encoding bis-aminopropyl spermidine synthase family protein, translating to MNTAQHPATPEPIDAVQAMLADAGVLARHLREALAQLAEGALSLDDLIRRTAISRRTVEDLLAAAGPDVEATHETYRLTPQARDRYRQRFALDELRAAEPSGPERLELMRGFIDSGPAPSAALDHVTATPDTVLRRAEWLRDNYDLRGAQVLCLGDHDLTSLALSMVAPSASVTVVDVDERILQHIDAVAAEHGFAIRTMHADLRFGVPPALESSADLVFTDPPYTPEGIGLFATRAAECLAGPNSRLLIAYGYSPRTPALGHKVQQELLRLGMVFEAILPRFHRYFGAQAIGSASDLYVCQPTAHTRKLALRQAPGIYTHGPQSVEALEASAPAAFLEAVGGRVGGPVPSLREPGWSRPIRSKQGAPVFDLRADPGPWLLRMLLACSAERAGFLVDNNHPDITSERAQHALAEVVSAKYRLRFHRSSPDSKHAIVVADLMATPSVAGYLLHRAHGKVGNIWREALITHAEADLTKREAKERVSALAPNAADLELRLIDLPRHRIAEVLRSATR from the coding sequence ATGAACACTGCTCAGCATCCCGCGACTCCCGAGCCGATCGACGCCGTGCAGGCGATGCTCGCCGACGCCGGAGTCCTCGCCCGGCACCTGCGCGAAGCCCTCGCACAGCTCGCCGAAGGCGCGTTGTCGCTCGACGACCTGATCCGGCGGACGGCCATCTCGCGGCGCACGGTAGAAGACCTGCTCGCCGCCGCCGGTCCCGACGTCGAGGCCACCCACGAAACGTACCGGCTGACGCCGCAGGCCCGCGACCGCTACCGGCAGCGCTTCGCGCTGGACGAACTGCGCGCCGCCGAGCCGTCCGGGCCCGAACGACTGGAGCTGATGCGCGGTTTCATCGACAGCGGACCGGCGCCTTCGGCGGCGCTCGACCATGTGACGGCGACGCCGGATACCGTGCTGCGCCGTGCCGAATGGCTGCGCGACAACTACGACCTGCGCGGCGCGCAGGTGCTCTGCCTGGGTGATCACGACCTGACTTCGTTGGCGTTGAGCATGGTCGCGCCGTCGGCATCGGTGACCGTGGTGGACGTCGACGAGCGGATCTTGCAGCACATCGACGCGGTCGCGGCCGAGCACGGTTTCGCCATCCGCACGATGCACGCGGACCTGCGGTTCGGGGTGCCGCCGGCGCTGGAGAGCAGCGCGGACCTGGTGTTCACCGATCCGCCTTACACCCCGGAAGGCATTGGGCTGTTCGCCACGCGAGCCGCCGAATGCCTGGCCGGCCCGAACAGCCGGCTGCTGATCGCCTACGGCTACAGCCCGCGGACCCCGGCCCTGGGGCACAAGGTGCAGCAGGAGTTGCTGCGGCTGGGCATGGTGTTCGAGGCGATCCTGCCCCGGTTCCACCGGTACTTCGGCGCGCAAGCCATTGGCAGCGCCAGCGACTTGTACGTATGCCAGCCGACCGCGCACACCCGCAAACTGGCGCTGCGCCAAGCGCCGGGCATCTACACCCACGGCCCGCAGTCGGTGGAGGCGTTGGAAGCTTCCGCGCCCGCGGCATTCCTGGAAGCGGTCGGCGGCCGGGTCGGGGGCCCGGTCCCGTCGCTGCGGGAGCCCGGCTGGTCCCGGCCGATCCGGTCGAAGCAGGGCGCACCGGTGTTCGACCTGCGGGCCGATCCGGGACCGTGGCTGCTGCGGATGCTGCTGGCCTGCAGCGCCGAACGCGCCGGATTCCTGGTCGACAACAACCACCCGGACATCACCAGCGAGCGCGCGCAGCACGCCCTGGCCGAAGTGGTCTCGGCGAAGTACCGGCTGCGTTTCCACCGCAGCAGTCCGGACTCCAAGCACGCGATCGTGGTGGCGGATCTGATGGCAACCCCATCGGTCGCGGGCTACCTGCTGCACCGGGCGCACGGCAAGGTGGGCAACATCTGGCGGGAGGCCCTGATCACGCATGCCGAGGCGGACCTGACCAAGCGCGAGGCCAAGGAACGCGTCAGCGCCCTCGCGCCCAACGCCGCCGACCTAGAGCTGCGCCTGATCGACCTGCCCCGCCACCGGATCGCCGAAGTGCTCCGCTCCGCAACCCGGTAG
- the hutU gene encoding urocanate hydratase, with the protein MSEARPVRAPRGTKLTARSWSTEAPLRMLQNNLDPEVAERPDDLVVYGGTGKAARNWASFDAIVRELTALRADETLLVQSGKPVGVLRTHEWAPRVLIANSNLVGDWANWSEFRRLDALGLMMYGQMTAGSWIYIGTQGILQGTYETFAAIAARRFSGSLAGTLTITAGLGGMGGAQPLAVTMNEGVALVIECNPERAHRRVRHGYLDEVADGLDAAIEKAVAAKKERRAYSVAMIGNAAELLPEILRRGVAADIVTDQTSAHDPLSYLPLGVDLDDWDDYAATKPDEFTERARDSMAKHVEGMVGFLDAGAEVFDYGNSLRGEAQLGGYERAFAYPGFVPAYIRPLFCEGKGPFRWAALSGEPADIARTDQAILDLFGDDEHLARWIRLAGQKVSFQGLPARICWLGHGERAAAGLRFNEMVASGELTAPLVLGRDHLDCGSVASPYRETEAMADTSDAVADWPLLNALVNTASGATWVSLHHGGGVGMGRSLHAGQVTVADGTELAAEKLARVLTNDPGLGVIRHVDAGYERAEQVAADRGIRTPLVG; encoded by the coding sequence ATGAGCGAAGCCCGACCCGTGCGTGCCCCGCGCGGGACGAAGCTGACGGCGCGCAGTTGGAGCACCGAAGCGCCGCTGCGGATGTTGCAGAACAACCTCGACCCGGAGGTCGCCGAGCGGCCCGACGACCTCGTCGTCTACGGCGGCACCGGCAAGGCGGCGCGCAACTGGGCGTCCTTCGACGCGATCGTCCGGGAACTGACCGCGCTGCGCGCGGACGAGACACTGCTGGTGCAATCCGGCAAGCCGGTCGGGGTGCTGCGGACCCACGAGTGGGCGCCGCGGGTGCTGATCGCCAACTCCAACCTGGTCGGCGACTGGGCCAACTGGTCGGAGTTTCGCCGCCTCGACGCGCTCGGCCTGATGATGTACGGGCAGATGACGGCCGGGTCGTGGATCTACATTGGCACGCAGGGGATTCTGCAGGGCACTTATGAGACGTTCGCGGCGATCGCGGCCCGCCGCTTCAGCGGCAGCCTAGCGGGCACGCTGACCATCACCGCAGGGCTCGGCGGCATGGGCGGTGCGCAGCCGTTGGCGGTCACGATGAACGAGGGCGTGGCCCTGGTCATCGAGTGCAACCCCGAACGCGCGCACCGCCGGGTCCGGCACGGCTATCTCGACGAGGTCGCCGACGGTCTGGATGCCGCGATCGAAAAAGCCGTCGCGGCCAAGAAGGAGCGACGCGCGTACTCGGTCGCGATGATCGGAAATGCCGCCGAGTTGCTGCCCGAGATACTGCGGCGCGGCGTGGCCGCCGACATCGTGACCGACCAGACCTCCGCGCACGACCCGCTGTCCTACCTGCCGTTGGGCGTCGACCTGGACGACTGGGACGACTACGCTGCCACGAAGCCAGACGAGTTCACCGAGCGGGCGCGCGATTCGATGGCCAAGCACGTCGAGGGGATGGTGGGGTTCCTCGACGCCGGGGCGGAGGTGTTCGACTACGGCAACTCGCTGCGTGGCGAAGCCCAACTCGGGGGCTACGAGCGAGCGTTCGCCTACCCCGGTTTCGTGCCCGCCTACATCCGGCCACTGTTCTGCGAGGGCAAGGGCCCGTTCCGGTGGGCGGCGCTGTCCGGGGAGCCGGCCGACATCGCCAGGACCGACCAGGCGATCCTCGACCTGTTCGGCGACGACGAACACCTCGCCCGGTGGATTCGGTTGGCCGGCCAGAAGGTGTCGTTCCAGGGGCTTCCCGCGCGGATCTGCTGGCTCGGCCACGGCGAGCGCGCCGCGGCCGGCCTGCGGTTCAACGAGATGGTGGCCTCCGGCGAGCTCACGGCGCCGCTGGTGCTGGGCCGGGACCACTTGGACTGCGGGTCGGTGGCCTCACCGTACCGGGAGACCGAGGCGATGGCCGACACCTCGGACGCGGTCGCGGACTGGCCGCTGCTGAACGCCCTGGTCAACACGGCCTCCGGCGCGACCTGGGTGTCGCTGCACCACGGGGGCGGCGTCGGCATGGGGCGGTCGCTGCACGCAGGCCAGGTCACGGTCGCGGACGGCACCGAGCTGGCGGCGGAGAAGTTGGCGCGGGTATTGACAAACGACCCGGGCTTGGGCGTCATCCGGCACGTCGACGCGGGCTACGAACGAGCGGAGCAGGTCGCCGCGGACCGCGGCATCCGCACCCCGTTGGTCGGCTGA
- the hutH gene encoding histidine ammonia-lyase, protein MLNVGREPLYRDQVVDVARRGTLVELTPLAEQSIAATRKHVAALAAEQRPVYGVSTGFGALAVRHIPADRRTALQRSFVRSHAAGAGPAVEPEVVRAQMLLRLHTIATGHTGVRPETAHALAAMLNAGIVPVVHEFGSLGCSGDLAPLAAVALALTGEGDVFDASGRLRPAAEVLAEAGIEPLVLVEKEGLALTNGTDGMLGMLVLALHDLSALLDVADVTAAMSVEALLGTDRAFAADLQRLRPHPGQAVSAARMSALLANSPIVESHRGPECTRVQDAYSLRCAPQVNGAARDTVRHAETVADRELAAAIDNPVVLDDGRVESNGNFHGAPLAYALDFLAIPLADVASMAERRTDRMLDVARSHGLPAFLADDPGVDSGHMIAHYTQAGVVTELKRLAVPASVDSIPTSAMQEDHVSMGWSAARKLRRGIDGLVTVLAVELLTAARALDLRAPLKPGPATGTVRDLLRSRVPGPAADRHVAPEIAAAEELIRSGAVRDAVAGFTDSTVDRRVS, encoded by the coding sequence ATGCTGAATGTTGGCCGCGAGCCGCTCTACCGCGATCAGGTCGTCGACGTCGCGCGACGCGGCACGCTTGTGGAACTGACCCCGCTCGCCGAGCAGAGCATCGCCGCGACCCGAAAGCACGTGGCGGCACTCGCCGCCGAGCAACGCCCCGTCTACGGGGTGTCGACCGGCTTCGGGGCGCTGGCCGTGCGGCACATCCCCGCCGACCGGCGCACCGCCCTGCAGCGGTCCTTCGTGCGTTCGCACGCGGCGGGCGCCGGTCCGGCCGTGGAACCGGAGGTGGTACGAGCGCAAATGCTGCTGCGGCTGCACACGATCGCAACCGGGCACACCGGCGTCCGCCCGGAGACCGCGCACGCGCTGGCCGCGATGCTCAACGCCGGCATCGTGCCCGTAGTGCACGAGTTCGGGTCGCTGGGCTGTTCCGGCGACCTCGCACCGCTCGCCGCCGTCGCGCTCGCCCTGACCGGCGAAGGTGACGTCTTCGATGCGTCGGGACGACTCCGCCCGGCGGCCGAAGTCCTGGCCGAAGCGGGGATCGAGCCGCTGGTGCTCGTGGAAAAGGAAGGCCTGGCGCTGACCAACGGCACCGACGGCATGCTCGGCATGCTGGTGCTCGCCCTGCACGACCTGTCGGCGCTGCTGGACGTGGCCGACGTGACGGCGGCCATGAGCGTGGAGGCGCTCCTGGGAACCGACCGGGCGTTCGCCGCTGACCTCCAGCGGCTGCGCCCGCATCCCGGGCAGGCGGTTTCGGCAGCGCGGATGTCGGCGCTGCTGGCGAACTCGCCGATCGTGGAAAGCCATCGCGGGCCCGAGTGCACGCGCGTGCAGGACGCGTACTCGCTGCGGTGCGCGCCGCAGGTGAATGGCGCGGCGCGGGACACCGTCCGCCACGCCGAGACCGTGGCGGATCGGGAACTCGCGGCAGCCATCGACAACCCGGTGGTGCTCGACGACGGCCGGGTCGAGTCCAACGGCAACTTCCACGGCGCTCCGCTGGCCTATGCGTTGGATTTCCTCGCCATCCCGCTGGCAGACGTCGCCAGCATGGCCGAGCGTCGCACCGACCGGATGCTCGACGTCGCGCGCTCGCACGGGCTGCCCGCGTTCCTCGCCGACGACCCGGGCGTGGATTCCGGGCACATGATCGCCCACTACACGCAGGCCGGGGTGGTGACGGAGCTCAAGCGGCTCGCCGTCCCGGCATCGGTCGACTCGATCCCGACGAGCGCGATGCAGGAGGACCACGTGTCGATGGGCTGGTCCGCCGCGCGCAAGCTCCGTCGCGGCATCGACGGCCTAGTGACCGTGCTCGCCGTCGAGTTGCTGACCGCCGCCCGCGCCCTGGACCTGCGTGCGCCGCTGAAACCGGGTCCGGCCACCGGCACGGTACGGGACCTGTTGCGCAGCCGCGTTCCCGGCCCGGCTGCCGATCGCCACGTCGCGCCGGAGATCGCCGCGGCCGAAGAACTGATCCGTTCCGGCGCGGTGCGCGACGCCGTCGCCGGCTTCACGGACTCCACAGTGGACCGGAGGGTGTCATGA
- a CDS encoding ABC transporter permease, translating into MIGELITWLTDPAHWTGPSGILAQTLLHLYYCVFSVVVASAVAVPLGVYIGHTGRGAVFVVGISNAMRALPTLGLVTLLVLWFGLGTGPALAGLVILAIPAILSGTYAGIRNAPADAVDAAKGMGMTSAQRLWQVELPTALPLVFGGVRSAMLQVVATAAVAAYVGLGGLGRILLDGLKISDYAQMASAAIVIAVLAVLLDLVLAGATRLLVPRGLVLAARRGGKD; encoded by the coding sequence ATGATCGGCGAGCTGATCACTTGGCTGACCGACCCGGCGCACTGGACCGGGCCGAGCGGGATCCTGGCGCAAACCCTGCTGCACCTGTATTACTGCGTGTTCTCGGTCGTCGTCGCGTCGGCGGTCGCCGTGCCGCTCGGCGTCTACATCGGACACACCGGGCGCGGTGCGGTCTTCGTGGTGGGGATCAGCAACGCGATGCGGGCGCTGCCGACCTTGGGCTTGGTGACGCTGCTGGTGCTGTGGTTCGGGCTCGGTACAGGTCCCGCCCTGGCCGGGCTGGTCATCCTGGCCATCCCGGCGATCCTCTCCGGCACCTACGCCGGGATCCGCAATGCGCCCGCCGATGCGGTCGACGCGGCCAAAGGCATGGGGATGACCTCCGCGCAGCGGTTGTGGCAGGTGGAGCTGCCGACGGCGCTGCCGCTGGTGTTCGGCGGGGTGCGTAGCGCGATGCTGCAGGTGGTTGCCACCGCGGCGGTCGCGGCCTATGTCGGTCTCGGCGGGCTGGGCCGGATCTTGCTGGACGGGCTGAAGATTAGCGACTACGCGCAGATGGCCTCGGCCGCGATCGTCATCGCGGTGCTCGCGGTGCTGCTCGACTTGGTGTTGGCCGGCGCGACCCGGCTGTTGGTGCCGCGCGGTCTGGTGCTGGCCGCCCGACGGGGAGGTAAGGATTGA
- a CDS encoding IclR family transcriptional regulator, which produces MGHSSDVPALRRGLAILRVLAGRAGPVSAGVIARDLNLPRSTTYHLLAELVGAGFVTHLPEERRYGLGMAAFELGSAYLRHDPLERLAGPLLRRLVDQVGHTAHLGVLHGGESLYLIKERPSQPQTLVTDVGVRLPAQLTASGRAMLAHLPAAHVRALLPSSERFVRRTDRGPRNLPELRRLLAAERRRGWAVEDGFVTAGFASVAGAVFDHGARPIAAISVTFRHFCDTPDGTPCDQSWPDLADQVHHTAAELTTRISGRTA; this is translated from the coding sequence GTGGGCCACAGCAGCGACGTGCCCGCGCTTCGGCGGGGCTTGGCCATCCTGCGGGTGCTCGCGGGCCGCGCCGGGCCGGTGTCGGCCGGGGTCATCGCCCGCGACCTGAACCTGCCCAGGTCGACGACATACCACCTGCTGGCCGAGTTGGTCGGGGCCGGTTTCGTGACCCACCTGCCGGAGGAGCGGCGCTACGGGCTGGGCATGGCGGCCTTCGAGCTCGGCTCGGCCTACCTGCGCCACGACCCGCTGGAACGACTCGCCGGGCCGCTGCTGCGGCGGCTGGTGGACCAGGTGGGCCACACCGCGCACCTGGGTGTCCTGCACGGCGGCGAGTCGCTTTACCTGATCAAGGAGCGCCCGTCCCAGCCCCAGACGCTGGTCACCGACGTCGGAGTCCGGCTGCCGGCACAGCTGACCGCGTCCGGGCGCGCGATGCTCGCGCACTTGCCCGCCGCGCACGTGCGCGCCCTGCTGCCGTCGAGCGAGCGGTTCGTGCGCCGGACCGACCGGGGCCCGCGGAACCTGCCCGAACTACGTCGCTTGCTTGCGGCGGAGCGACGCCGCGGCTGGGCGGTCGAGGACGGCTTCGTGACCGCGGGCTTCGCTTCGGTGGCGGGCGCGGTGTTCGACCACGGTGCCCGCCCCATCGCGGCCATCAGCGTCACCTTCCGGCACTTCTGCGACACCCCGGACGGCACGCCCTGCGACCAGAGCTGGCCGGACCTGGCCGACCAGGTCCACCACACCGCCGCGGAACTCACCACCAGAATCAGCGGCCGCACCGCCTGA
- a CDS encoding ABC transporter permease, giving the protein MIDFFDSPSNRELVLSQLGEHIYLALLPLLLGVLVALPLGRLAQQVRWSRGVLQGGANILYTIPSLALFVLIPGLLGTPLLSSINVIIALTLYTAALLVRPVRDALDSVPANVVAAATAMGYRPGRRWLTVELPLAVPVLAAAVRVASVSNISLVSVGALVGIGGLGRLFTDGFQRDYPEQIVIGIALTLLLALVVDLLLVALWRVSTPWARAGVSRA; this is encoded by the coding sequence ATGATCGATTTCTTCGACAGCCCAAGCAACCGGGAATTGGTGCTCAGCCAGCTCGGCGAGCACATCTACCTTGCGCTGCTGCCGCTGCTGCTCGGCGTCCTGGTGGCGCTGCCGCTGGGGCGGCTCGCCCAACAGGTCCGCTGGTCGCGCGGCGTGCTGCAAGGCGGGGCGAACATCCTCTATACGATCCCGTCGCTGGCGCTGTTCGTGCTCATCCCCGGTCTGCTGGGCACGCCGCTGCTGTCGTCGATCAACGTGATCATCGCCCTGACGCTCTACACCGCGGCGCTGTTGGTGCGCCCGGTGCGGGACGCGCTGGACTCGGTGCCCGCGAACGTCGTCGCCGCCGCGACCGCGATGGGATACCGGCCGGGTCGGCGGTGGCTCACCGTGGAGCTGCCGCTTGCGGTGCCGGTGCTGGCCGCCGCCGTCCGGGTCGCGTCGGTCAGCAACATCAGCCTGGTCAGCGTGGGTGCCCTGGTCGGCATCGGCGGCCTGGGGCGGCTGTTCACCGACGGGTTCCAGCGGGACTACCCGGAGCAGATCGTGATCGGGATCGCGCTGACCCTGCTGCTGGCCCTGGTGGTCGACCTGCTGCTGGTGGCGTTGTGGCGGGTGTCGACGCCCTGGGCACGGGCGGGGGTGAGCCGGGCATGA
- a CDS encoding allantoate amidohydrolase, with translation MAGPNELLAALDGVGADRRRGGYSRHVFDDAERELREWFVEQAEARDLRTTTDQNANVWAWWGDPGEGAVVTGSHLDSVPGGGAFDGPLGVVSALSSVDLLRANGFTPRKPLAVVVFAEEEGGRFGVPCLGSRLLTGTIDADRAGALRDPSGVTFAEAMRSSGADPARIGRDEAALRRIGQFVELHVEQGRGLIDLDRPVAVASSILAHGRWRFRFSGQGNHAGATLISDRRDPMLPASQLVLEARRIAAGVEGGRATVGRLVPNPGGTNVIASAVDVWLDARSPGDRPTRSIVEDLSGAAAKFAAAEGCELDVTEESYADTVHFDAALRDRLSGLLDDAPALPTGAGHDAGILAAEVPTAMLFVRNPTGISHAPEEHAEPEDCDSGAHALAKCLAHLAG, from the coding sequence GTGGCGGGACCGAACGAGTTGTTGGCGGCCCTCGATGGTGTCGGCGCGGACCGGCGCCGGGGCGGGTACTCCCGGCACGTCTTCGACGATGCCGAGCGGGAGCTGCGCGAGTGGTTCGTCGAGCAAGCCGAGGCGCGCGACCTGCGCACCACCACCGACCAGAATGCCAACGTCTGGGCCTGGTGGGGCGATCCGGGCGAGGGCGCCGTGGTGACAGGCAGCCATCTCGACTCGGTGCCCGGCGGCGGTGCGTTCGACGGCCCGTTGGGCGTGGTCAGCGCGCTGAGCTCGGTGGACCTGTTGCGGGCCAACGGGTTCACGCCCCGGAAACCGCTCGCGGTGGTGGTTTTCGCCGAGGAGGAGGGCGGCCGGTTCGGCGTGCCCTGCCTGGGGTCCAGGCTGCTGACCGGCACCATCGATGCCGACCGGGCCGGCGCGCTGCGCGATCCCAGCGGGGTGACCTTCGCCGAGGCGATGCGTTCCTCCGGAGCGGACCCGGCACGGATCGGCCGGGACGAGGCGGCGCTGCGGCGCATCGGGCAATTCGTCGAGCTGCACGTGGAGCAGGGCCGCGGCCTGATCGACCTGGATCGGCCGGTTGCGGTCGCGTCGTCGATCCTGGCGCACGGCAGGTGGCGATTCCGGTTCAGCGGCCAGGGCAACCACGCCGGCGCAACGCTGATCTCCGATCGGCGCGATCCGATGCTGCCGGCTTCGCAGTTGGTCCTGGAAGCACGCCGGATCGCGGCGGGCGTCGAAGGCGGTCGGGCGACGGTGGGCAGGCTGGTCCCGAACCCAGGAGGTACCAACGTCATCGCCTCCGCGGTGGACGTCTGGCTGGATGCGCGATCGCCCGGCGACCGGCCGACGAGGTCGATCGTCGAAGACCTCTCCGGAGCGGCGGCAAAGTTCGCCGCCGCGGAGGGCTGCGAGCTCGACGTGACTGAAGAGTCCTACGCGGACACCGTGCATTTCGACGCGGCGTTGCGCGACCGGCTCAGCGGCCTGCTCGACGACGCACCCGCGCTGCCGACCGGAGCCGGGCACGACGCGGGCATTCTCGCCGCCGAAGTTCCGACGGCGATGCTCTTCGTGCGCAACCCGACCGGCATCAGCCATGCCCCAGAGGAACACGCGGAGCCCGAAGACTGCGATTCGGGCGCACACGCGCTCGCGAAATGCCTGGCACACCTGGCGGGGTGA